One Ctenopharyngodon idella isolate HZGC_01 chromosome 9, HZGC01, whole genome shotgun sequence DNA window includes the following coding sequences:
- the nme9 gene encoding thioredoxin domain-containing protein 6 isoform X18: MAAKKKEISLQVNINNDDQWSEVLATKGLIVVDVYQQWCGPCRAVVSLFRKIKNELGDELLHFATAEADGIEALEKYRGKCEPTFLFYAGGQLVSVLRGPNAPLLQRTIQEELSKEKSVLEHGAERRAVKDEGLTEEVNDDIEDHPHDEDVNVPAVQSYTVAIIKPDVVAHGKADEIIMKIQDAGFVILAHEERTLSEAEAEDFYQHKAAEPYFQELIQFMSSGPSHVLVISKMEGCEDVIPAWREFIGPPDIEEAREKQPESLRAQYGTETLLNALHGSSDSEQASRELAFFFPNFRMAMADSSSERAGPEQEHVERTLALIRPDAARENREEILGRIHEAGFKVAMQKEVMLSEDQVRQFYSSHLEQEYFPSLLQSMTSGPVLALALVKEGAMEHWRNILGPKDPIKAKNEEPNSLRAQFSNGNSSINQLHGSRSSEEAEMEISFFFPPEDTLAIIKPNTECKEEILEEIQARGFTISRLKDTVLSREIAEEFYKEHRDKSFFSQLVDYMCRGPCTVMILTKENAVEEWRAAMGPTDPNKARETAPDSLRARFAKDILENAVHGSSNTEHAHQKIKFIFGDIGSESEIIDGDASPPLETEESFAELKNLQASRSPSFDDSRNQREQSTTEDAEEINPEPTESHAASSDETDALETPASSQQDAEGAEEINPEPTESHTASSDETDALETPASSQQDAGDATNS; the protein is encoded by the exons TGGTTGATGTGTACCAGCAGTGGTGTGGACCCTGCCGAGCCGTCGTCAGTCTCTTTAGAAAGATCAAGAATGAGCTGGGAGACGAGCTGCTGCATTTTGCCACG GCTGAGGCTGATGGGATTGAAGCTCTGGAGAAGTACAGAGGAAAGTGTGAGCCCACCTTTCTGTTTTATGCG GGTGGGCAGCTTGTGTCAGTTCTACGGGGGCCAAACGCTCCTCTCCTGCAGAGGACGATACAGGAAGAGCTGAGCAAAGAGAAGAGCGTCCTAGAACACGGGGCAGAACGCAGGGCG GTGAAAGATGAAGGTTTAACTGAAGAGGTGAATGATGACATTGAGGATCACCCACATGATGAAGATGTGAATG TTCCTGCTGTCCAGTCATACACAGTGGCAATAATAAAGCCGGATGTGGTGGCACACGGCAAAGCAGATGAGATTATTATGAAG ATTCAGGACGCAGGGTTTGTGATTTTAGCCCACGAGGAGAGAACGCTGAGTGAAGCAGAAGCTGAAGACTTCTATCAACACAAAGCAGCAGAG CCTTACTTTCAGGAACTCATCCAATTTATGTCGAGCGGCCCGTCGCATGTCCTGGTCATTTCTAAGATGGAGGGCTGTGAGGACGTCATCCCAGCCTGGCGGGAATTCATCGGTCCACCGGATATCGAAGAGGCCAGGGAGAAGCAGCCAGAGAG CTTGCGGGCTCAGTACGGTACCGAGACCCTTTTGAATGCCTTACATGGCAGCTCTGACAGCGAGCAGGCCAGCAGGGAGCTGGCTTTCTTCTTCCCGAACTTCAGGATGGCGATGGCGGACTCGAGCTCGGAGCGGGCCGGGCCGGAACAGGAGCATGTGGAGAGGACGCTGGCGCTCATCCGCCCAGACGCTGCCAGGGAAAACAGAG agGAGATTCTGGGCAGGATCCATGAAGCCGGTTTCAAAGTGGCCATGCAGAAAGAGGTCATGCTGTCTGAGGATCAGGTCAGACAGTTCTACAGCTCTCATCTGGAGCAGGAATACTTCCCCAGTTTGCTCCAGAGCATGACCAG CGGGCCTGTGTTAGCATTAGCTCTAGTAAAAGAAGGAGCCATGGAACACTGGAGAAACATCCTGGGACCCAAAGACCCCATCAAGGCTAAAAATGAAGAACCTAACAG TTTGCGAGCTCAGTTCAGTAATGGGAACTCCAGTATTAACCAGCTGCACGGCAGCAGAAGCTCAGAGGAGGCGGAGATGGAGATCAGCTTCTTCTTCCCACCAGAGGACACACTCGCAATCATTAAACCCAACACCGAATGCAAAG AGGAAATCCTGGAGGAGATTCAGGCCAGAGGATTCACCATTTCCCGTCTGAAGGACACGGTTCTGTCCAGAGAGATAGCAGAAGAGTTTTATAAAGAACACCGGGACAAATCCTTCTTCAGCCAGCTGGTGGATTACATGTGTCG CGGCCCATGTACAGTGATGATTCTGACGAAGGAGAACGCAGTGGAGGAGTGGAGGGCGGCCATGGGCCCGACGGACCCCAACAAGGCCAGAGAAACGGCCCCAGATTCTCTGAGAGCGCGCTTTGCTAAAGACATTCTGGAGAACGCCGTCCACGGATCCTCCAACACGGAGCACGCACACCAGAAGATAAAGTTCATCTTTGGAGACATCGGATCCGAGAGTGAGATCATCGACGGCGATGCTTCACCTCCGTTAG AAACAGAGGAGAGCTTCGCGGAGCTCAAGAATCTACAAGCTTCAAGATCTCCGTCGTTTGATGACTCGAGGAACCAGAGAGAGCAGAGCACTACAG AAGATGCTGAAGAGATCAACCCTGAGCCGACAGAGAGTCACGCAGCATCATCTGATGAGACCGACGCACTAGAGACGCCCGCCTCCAGTCAGCAGGACGCAG
- the nme9 gene encoding thioredoxin domain-containing protein 6 isoform X22 → MAAKKKEISLQVNINNDDQWSEVLATKGLIVVDVYQQWCGPCRAVVSLFRKIKNELGDELLHFATAEADGIEALEKYRGKCEPTFLFYAGGQLVSVLRGPNAPLLQRTIQEELSKEKSVLEHGAERRAVKDEGLTEEVNDDIEDHPHDEDVNVPAVQSYTVAIIKPDVVAHGKADEIIMKIQDAGFVILAHEERTLSEAEAEDFYQHKAAEPYFQELIQFMSSGPSHVLVISKMEGCEDVIPAWREFIGPPDIEEAREKQPESLRAQYGTETLLNALHGSSDSEQASRELAFFFPNFRMAMADSSSERAGPEQEHVERTLALIRPDAARENREEILGRIHEAGFKVAMQKEVMLSEDQVRQFYSSHLEQEYFPSLLQSMTSGPVLALALVKEGAMEHWRNILGPKDPIKAKNEEPNSLRAQFSNGNSSINQLHGSRSSEEAEMEISFFFPPEDTLAIIKPNTECKEEILEEIQARGFTISRLKDTVLSREIAEEFYKEHRDKSFFSQLVDYMCRGPCTVMILTKENAVEEWRAAMGPTDPNKARETAPDSLRARFAKDILENAVHGSSNTEHAHQKIKFIFGDIGSESEIIDGDASPPLETEESFAELKNLQASRSPSFDDSRNQREQSTTEDAEEINPEPTESHAASSDETDALETPASSQQDAGDATNS, encoded by the exons TGGTTGATGTGTACCAGCAGTGGTGTGGACCCTGCCGAGCCGTCGTCAGTCTCTTTAGAAAGATCAAGAATGAGCTGGGAGACGAGCTGCTGCATTTTGCCACG GCTGAGGCTGATGGGATTGAAGCTCTGGAGAAGTACAGAGGAAAGTGTGAGCCCACCTTTCTGTTTTATGCG GGTGGGCAGCTTGTGTCAGTTCTACGGGGGCCAAACGCTCCTCTCCTGCAGAGGACGATACAGGAAGAGCTGAGCAAAGAGAAGAGCGTCCTAGAACACGGGGCAGAACGCAGGGCG GTGAAAGATGAAGGTTTAACTGAAGAGGTGAATGATGACATTGAGGATCACCCACATGATGAAGATGTGAATG TTCCTGCTGTCCAGTCATACACAGTGGCAATAATAAAGCCGGATGTGGTGGCACACGGCAAAGCAGATGAGATTATTATGAAG ATTCAGGACGCAGGGTTTGTGATTTTAGCCCACGAGGAGAGAACGCTGAGTGAAGCAGAAGCTGAAGACTTCTATCAACACAAAGCAGCAGAG CCTTACTTTCAGGAACTCATCCAATTTATGTCGAGCGGCCCGTCGCATGTCCTGGTCATTTCTAAGATGGAGGGCTGTGAGGACGTCATCCCAGCCTGGCGGGAATTCATCGGTCCACCGGATATCGAAGAGGCCAGGGAGAAGCAGCCAGAGAG CTTGCGGGCTCAGTACGGTACCGAGACCCTTTTGAATGCCTTACATGGCAGCTCTGACAGCGAGCAGGCCAGCAGGGAGCTGGCTTTCTTCTTCCCGAACTTCAGGATGGCGATGGCGGACTCGAGCTCGGAGCGGGCCGGGCCGGAACAGGAGCATGTGGAGAGGACGCTGGCGCTCATCCGCCCAGACGCTGCCAGGGAAAACAGAG agGAGATTCTGGGCAGGATCCATGAAGCCGGTTTCAAAGTGGCCATGCAGAAAGAGGTCATGCTGTCTGAGGATCAGGTCAGACAGTTCTACAGCTCTCATCTGGAGCAGGAATACTTCCCCAGTTTGCTCCAGAGCATGACCAG CGGGCCTGTGTTAGCATTAGCTCTAGTAAAAGAAGGAGCCATGGAACACTGGAGAAACATCCTGGGACCCAAAGACCCCATCAAGGCTAAAAATGAAGAACCTAACAG TTTGCGAGCTCAGTTCAGTAATGGGAACTCCAGTATTAACCAGCTGCACGGCAGCAGAAGCTCAGAGGAGGCGGAGATGGAGATCAGCTTCTTCTTCCCACCAGAGGACACACTCGCAATCATTAAACCCAACACCGAATGCAAAG AGGAAATCCTGGAGGAGATTCAGGCCAGAGGATTCACCATTTCCCGTCTGAAGGACACGGTTCTGTCCAGAGAGATAGCAGAAGAGTTTTATAAAGAACACCGGGACAAATCCTTCTTCAGCCAGCTGGTGGATTACATGTGTCG CGGCCCATGTACAGTGATGATTCTGACGAAGGAGAACGCAGTGGAGGAGTGGAGGGCGGCCATGGGCCCGACGGACCCCAACAAGGCCAGAGAAACGGCCCCAGATTCTCTGAGAGCGCGCTTTGCTAAAGACATTCTGGAGAACGCCGTCCACGGATCCTCCAACACGGAGCACGCACACCAGAAGATAAAGTTCATCTTTGGAGACATCGGATCCGAGAGTGAGATCATCGACGGCGATGCTTCACCTCCGTTAG AAACAGAGGAGAGCTTCGCGGAGCTCAAGAATCTACAAGCTTCAAGATCTCCGTCGTTTGATGACTCGAGGAACCAGAGAGAGCAGAGCACTACAG AAGATGCTGAAGAGATCAACCCTGAGCCGACAGAGAGTCACGCAGCATCATCTGATGAGACCGACGCACTAGAGACGCCCGCCTCCAGTCAGCAGGACGCAG
- the nme9 gene encoding thioredoxin domain-containing protein 6 isoform X20: MAAKKKEISLQVNINNDDQWSEVLATKGLIVVDVYQQWCGPCRAVVSLFRKIKNELGDELLHFATAEADGIEALEKYRGKCEPTFLFYAGGQLVSVLRGPNAPLLQRTIQEELSKEKSVLEHGAERRAVKDEGLTEEVNDDIEDHPHDEDVNVPAVQSYTVAIIKPDVVAHGKADEIIMKIQDAGFVILAHEERTLSEAEAEDFYQHKAAEPYFQELIQFMSSGPSHVLVISKMEGCEDVIPAWREFIGPPDIEEAREKQPESLRAQYGTETLLNALHGSSDSEQASRELAFFFPNFRMAMADSSSERAGPEQEHVERTLALIRPDAARENREEILGRIHEAGFKVAMQKEVMLSEDQVRQFYSSHLEQEYFPSLLQSMTSGPVLALALVKEGAMEHWRNILGPKDPIKAKNEEPNSLRAQFSNGNSSINQLHGSRSSEEAEMEISFFFPPEDTLAIIKPNTECKEEILEEIQARGFTISRLKDTVLSREIAEEFYKEHRDKSFFSQLVDYMCRGPCTVMILTKENAVEEWRAAMGPTDPNKARETAPDSLRARFAKDILENAVHGSSNTEHAHQKIKFIFGDIGSESEIIDGDASPPLETEESFAELKNLQASRSPSFDDSRNQREQSTTEDAEEINPEPTESHAASSDETDALETPASSQQDAEGAEEINPEPTESHTASSDETDALETPASSQQDAGLDLND, from the exons TGGTTGATGTGTACCAGCAGTGGTGTGGACCCTGCCGAGCCGTCGTCAGTCTCTTTAGAAAGATCAAGAATGAGCTGGGAGACGAGCTGCTGCATTTTGCCACG GCTGAGGCTGATGGGATTGAAGCTCTGGAGAAGTACAGAGGAAAGTGTGAGCCCACCTTTCTGTTTTATGCG GGTGGGCAGCTTGTGTCAGTTCTACGGGGGCCAAACGCTCCTCTCCTGCAGAGGACGATACAGGAAGAGCTGAGCAAAGAGAAGAGCGTCCTAGAACACGGGGCAGAACGCAGGGCG GTGAAAGATGAAGGTTTAACTGAAGAGGTGAATGATGACATTGAGGATCACCCACATGATGAAGATGTGAATG TTCCTGCTGTCCAGTCATACACAGTGGCAATAATAAAGCCGGATGTGGTGGCACACGGCAAAGCAGATGAGATTATTATGAAG ATTCAGGACGCAGGGTTTGTGATTTTAGCCCACGAGGAGAGAACGCTGAGTGAAGCAGAAGCTGAAGACTTCTATCAACACAAAGCAGCAGAG CCTTACTTTCAGGAACTCATCCAATTTATGTCGAGCGGCCCGTCGCATGTCCTGGTCATTTCTAAGATGGAGGGCTGTGAGGACGTCATCCCAGCCTGGCGGGAATTCATCGGTCCACCGGATATCGAAGAGGCCAGGGAGAAGCAGCCAGAGAG CTTGCGGGCTCAGTACGGTACCGAGACCCTTTTGAATGCCTTACATGGCAGCTCTGACAGCGAGCAGGCCAGCAGGGAGCTGGCTTTCTTCTTCCCGAACTTCAGGATGGCGATGGCGGACTCGAGCTCGGAGCGGGCCGGGCCGGAACAGGAGCATGTGGAGAGGACGCTGGCGCTCATCCGCCCAGACGCTGCCAGGGAAAACAGAG agGAGATTCTGGGCAGGATCCATGAAGCCGGTTTCAAAGTGGCCATGCAGAAAGAGGTCATGCTGTCTGAGGATCAGGTCAGACAGTTCTACAGCTCTCATCTGGAGCAGGAATACTTCCCCAGTTTGCTCCAGAGCATGACCAG CGGGCCTGTGTTAGCATTAGCTCTAGTAAAAGAAGGAGCCATGGAACACTGGAGAAACATCCTGGGACCCAAAGACCCCATCAAGGCTAAAAATGAAGAACCTAACAG TTTGCGAGCTCAGTTCAGTAATGGGAACTCCAGTATTAACCAGCTGCACGGCAGCAGAAGCTCAGAGGAGGCGGAGATGGAGATCAGCTTCTTCTTCCCACCAGAGGACACACTCGCAATCATTAAACCCAACACCGAATGCAAAG AGGAAATCCTGGAGGAGATTCAGGCCAGAGGATTCACCATTTCCCGTCTGAAGGACACGGTTCTGTCCAGAGAGATAGCAGAAGAGTTTTATAAAGAACACCGGGACAAATCCTTCTTCAGCCAGCTGGTGGATTACATGTGTCG CGGCCCATGTACAGTGATGATTCTGACGAAGGAGAACGCAGTGGAGGAGTGGAGGGCGGCCATGGGCCCGACGGACCCCAACAAGGCCAGAGAAACGGCCCCAGATTCTCTGAGAGCGCGCTTTGCTAAAGACATTCTGGAGAACGCCGTCCACGGATCCTCCAACACGGAGCACGCACACCAGAAGATAAAGTTCATCTTTGGAGACATCGGATCCGAGAGTGAGATCATCGACGGCGATGCTTCACCTCCGTTAG AAACAGAGGAGAGCTTCGCGGAGCTCAAGAATCTACAAGCTTCAAGATCTCCGTCGTTTGATGACTCGAGGAACCAGAGAGAGCAGAGCACTACAG AAGATGCTGAAGAGATCAACCCTGAGCCGACAGAGAGTCACGCAGCATCATCTGATGAGACCGACGCACTAGAGACGCCCGCCTCCAGTCAGCAGGACGCAG
- the nme9 gene encoding thioredoxin domain-containing protein 6 isoform X19, translated as MAAKKKEISLQVNINNDDQWSEVLATKGLIVVDVYQQWCGPCRAVVSLFRKIKNELGDELLHFATAEADGIEALEKYRGKCEPTFLFYAGGQLVSVLRGPNAPLLQRTIQEELSKEKSVLEHGAERRAVKDEGLTEEVNDDIEDHPHDEDVNVPAVQSYTVAIIKPDVVAHGKADEIIMKIQDAGFVILAHEERTLSEAEAEDFYQHKAAEPYFQELIQFMSSGPSHVLVISKMEGCEDVIPAWREFIGPPDIEEAREKQPESLRAQYGTETLLNALHGSSDSEQASRELAFFFPNFRMAMADSSSERAGPEQEHVERTLALIRPDAARENREEILGRIHEAGFKVAMQKEVMLSEDQVRQFYSSHLEQEYFPSLLQSMTSGPVLALALVKEGAMEHWRNILGPKDPIKAKNEEPNSLRAQFSNGNSSINQLHGSRSSEEAEMEISFFFPPEDTLAIIKPNTECKEEILEEIQARGFTISRLKDTVLSREIAEEFYKEHRDKSFFSQLVDYMCRGPCTVMILTKENAVEEWRAAMGPTDPNKARETAPDSLRARFAKDILENAVHGSSNTEHAHQKIKFIFGDIGSESEIIDGDASPPLETEESFAELKNLQASRSPSFDDSRNQREQSTTEDAEEINPEPTESHAASSDETDALETPASSQQDAEGAEEINPEPTESHAASSDETDALETPASSQQDAGDATNS; from the exons TGGTTGATGTGTACCAGCAGTGGTGTGGACCCTGCCGAGCCGTCGTCAGTCTCTTTAGAAAGATCAAGAATGAGCTGGGAGACGAGCTGCTGCATTTTGCCACG GCTGAGGCTGATGGGATTGAAGCTCTGGAGAAGTACAGAGGAAAGTGTGAGCCCACCTTTCTGTTTTATGCG GGTGGGCAGCTTGTGTCAGTTCTACGGGGGCCAAACGCTCCTCTCCTGCAGAGGACGATACAGGAAGAGCTGAGCAAAGAGAAGAGCGTCCTAGAACACGGGGCAGAACGCAGGGCG GTGAAAGATGAAGGTTTAACTGAAGAGGTGAATGATGACATTGAGGATCACCCACATGATGAAGATGTGAATG TTCCTGCTGTCCAGTCATACACAGTGGCAATAATAAAGCCGGATGTGGTGGCACACGGCAAAGCAGATGAGATTATTATGAAG ATTCAGGACGCAGGGTTTGTGATTTTAGCCCACGAGGAGAGAACGCTGAGTGAAGCAGAAGCTGAAGACTTCTATCAACACAAAGCAGCAGAG CCTTACTTTCAGGAACTCATCCAATTTATGTCGAGCGGCCCGTCGCATGTCCTGGTCATTTCTAAGATGGAGGGCTGTGAGGACGTCATCCCAGCCTGGCGGGAATTCATCGGTCCACCGGATATCGAAGAGGCCAGGGAGAAGCAGCCAGAGAG CTTGCGGGCTCAGTACGGTACCGAGACCCTTTTGAATGCCTTACATGGCAGCTCTGACAGCGAGCAGGCCAGCAGGGAGCTGGCTTTCTTCTTCCCGAACTTCAGGATGGCGATGGCGGACTCGAGCTCGGAGCGGGCCGGGCCGGAACAGGAGCATGTGGAGAGGACGCTGGCGCTCATCCGCCCAGACGCTGCCAGGGAAAACAGAG agGAGATTCTGGGCAGGATCCATGAAGCCGGTTTCAAAGTGGCCATGCAGAAAGAGGTCATGCTGTCTGAGGATCAGGTCAGACAGTTCTACAGCTCTCATCTGGAGCAGGAATACTTCCCCAGTTTGCTCCAGAGCATGACCAG CGGGCCTGTGTTAGCATTAGCTCTAGTAAAAGAAGGAGCCATGGAACACTGGAGAAACATCCTGGGACCCAAAGACCCCATCAAGGCTAAAAATGAAGAACCTAACAG TTTGCGAGCTCAGTTCAGTAATGGGAACTCCAGTATTAACCAGCTGCACGGCAGCAGAAGCTCAGAGGAGGCGGAGATGGAGATCAGCTTCTTCTTCCCACCAGAGGACACACTCGCAATCATTAAACCCAACACCGAATGCAAAG AGGAAATCCTGGAGGAGATTCAGGCCAGAGGATTCACCATTTCCCGTCTGAAGGACACGGTTCTGTCCAGAGAGATAGCAGAAGAGTTTTATAAAGAACACCGGGACAAATCCTTCTTCAGCCAGCTGGTGGATTACATGTGTCG CGGCCCATGTACAGTGATGATTCTGACGAAGGAGAACGCAGTGGAGGAGTGGAGGGCGGCCATGGGCCCGACGGACCCCAACAAGGCCAGAGAAACGGCCCCAGATTCTCTGAGAGCGCGCTTTGCTAAAGACATTCTGGAGAACGCCGTCCACGGATCCTCCAACACGGAGCACGCACACCAGAAGATAAAGTTCATCTTTGGAGACATCGGATCCGAGAGTGAGATCATCGACGGCGATGCTTCACCTCCGTTAG AAACAGAGGAGAGCTTCGCGGAGCTCAAGAATCTACAAGCTTCAAGATCTCCGTCGTTTGATGACTCGAGGAACCAGAGAGAGCAGAGCACTACAG AAGATGCTGAAGAGATCAACCCTGAGCCGACAGAGAGTCACGCAGCATCATCTGATGAGACCGACGCACTAGAGACGCCCGCCTCCAGTCAGCAGGACGCAG